Within Streptomyces sp. SS1-1, the genomic segment GGTCCATCTGCCGGATGCGGGCGAGCCGGCTGTAGCGGCCCATGGCTGATCCCTCCTGTCGGCATCGCGGCATCGGCCGGGCTGATGCCATGGGGAGCACCGGGTGTGAGTCGATGATACTGAAGCTATTGACTTGTATCATCTGGCGTCAATACTCCGGACGCGGCAACCTGGTGCGTCCTGGGACGGTCCGGCCGGCCCTGACGGGGGTTCAGGCATGACAAGCTGGGCTCACCCGTCCCCCCGAACCCAGGAGGTCACCATGACCGCAGAGCAGCCCGCCACGGAAGGTTCGGAACCGGCCGACGCCGAGACGTCGTCCCTGACGCCGGACGAAGGCGGCGCCTACGACCTGAAGCGCAAGTTCCGTGAGGCCCTGGCCCGCAAGCACGGCGCGCAGGCCGACGCGGCCGAGGTCGCCGGGCACGCGAACGGGTCGAAGGTGCGCTCGGCCCACGGCCCGGCCGCGAGCCAGCGGTCGTTCCGCCGGAAGAGCGGCGGCTGATCCCACCGGGGGGGAGAAGCGCCGAAGGGGGCGCCGGCCTGTGGCCGGTGCCCCCTTCTTCTGACCCGCTGTCCCGCTGTCCGTCCGGTCAGTTCTTGATCGCGACCCCGGCGACGGAGACGTCGGGCGCGTCCGCGTCCGGCGCGTCGGGGTCCGGACGCCAGGAGGCCGTGGCGACGACCCCGGGCTCGACCAGCTCCAGGCCGGTGAAGTAGGAGGCGATGTCCTGCGGCGATCGGAGGTGGTAGGTGTTGGCCGACTGCTGGTTGTAGGCCGCGACCGCCGCGTTCAGCGCCTCGTTGGTGTTCGTGCCGTCGCTGAGCGCCAGATAGCTGCCCGCGGGCAGCCCGGCGAGCAGGGCGCTCACCAGCTCCGCGGGACGGTCGTCGTCCGAGATCTGCCCCATGATGCCGAGCATGGTGAGGGCGACGGGGCGGCTGAAGTCGAGCGTCTTGGCGGCCTGGGCCAGGATCCGCTCCGGATCGCGGACGTCCGCGTCCACATAGGCGCAGGCCCCCTCGTCGCTGCTGGTGAGCAGCGCCTCGGCGTGCACCAGCACGAGCGGGTCGTTGTCCACGTACACGATCCGGCTCTCGGGCGCGATGCGCTGGGCCAGCTCGTGCGTGTTGTCCGCCGTCGGCAGGCCCGTCCCGATGTCCAGGAACTGCCGGATGCCGGCCTCCCGCACCAGGAAGCGCACGGCACGCGCGAGGAACCGCCGCTGCAGCCGGGCGACGGCGGCGAACTCCGGGAACGTGGACAGGATGGCGTCGCCGACCTCGCTGTCGACCGGGTAGTTGTCCTTGCCGCCCAGCAGGTAGTTCCAGACCCGCGCCGAATGGGGGCGATCGGTCTGCAGCCTCGCCACGATGTCGGCGGGCGAAGATTCCGAGGATTCCATGGGGACAGCTTCACACAACGTGGTGATCGAAGTGATCAACTACGGCGATTTCCATCGGACTTCATCGGGGCCCCGCGATCCGCGTACCGGTGGCGGTCGCGGGGGCGGTCCTGCCTGGTTGACGGTCGGGCCGGGCGCCGGTTACGTTCGATTGGAATGAAGATTCTAGAGGGGTCGTTCTGATACGGCTCCGTACCAGGAGTGGCGCACCATGACCGCAACACCTCCCACCGCCCTCGTGATCGCCGGAAGCAGCGGCATCGGCGCCGCCTCCGCGCGCGAACTGGCCGCGCGCGGCCACCGCGTGGCGGTGCTGGCGCGCG encodes:
- a CDS encoding DUF5302 domain-containing protein gives rise to the protein MTAEQPATEGSEPADAETSSLTPDEGGAYDLKRKFREALARKHGAQADAAEVAGHANGSKVRSAHGPAASQRSFRRKSGG
- a CDS encoding SAM-dependent methyltransferase, with the protein product MESSESSPADIVARLQTDRPHSARVWNYLLGGKDNYPVDSEVGDAILSTFPEFAAVARLQRRFLARAVRFLVREAGIRQFLDIGTGLPTADNTHELAQRIAPESRIVYVDNDPLVLVHAEALLTSSDEGACAYVDADVRDPERILAQAAKTLDFSRPVALTMLGIMGQISDDDRPAELVSALLAGLPAGSYLALSDGTNTNEALNAAVAAYNQQSANTYHLRSPQDIASYFTGLELVEPGVVATASWRPDPDAPDADAPDVSVAGVAIKN